One genomic window of Bradyrhizobium sp. B124 includes the following:
- a CDS encoding sugar ABC transporter permease: MATQQTQLLARTLLTPAVALLFIWMIVPLALTIYFATLHYNLLDPGSESFVGLENFRYFLTDPAFLASLQNTLVLVGSVLAITIILGVPLALLLDQQVVGLSIVRLMVIAPFFVMPTVSALVWKNLLMHPVSGLFAWIAHLFGLPAIDWFNDAPLFSVILIVSWQWLPFATLILLTALQSLDEEQKEAAEMDGASAISTFIYITLPHLARPITVVILIETIFLLTVFAEIFVTTGGGPGLQTTNIAFLIYSQALIQYDVGSASAGGLVAVVLANIVAFFLVRIVGRNLEA, translated from the coding sequence ATGGCGACCCAGCAGACCCAACTGCTCGCACGCACGTTGCTCACGCCCGCCGTGGCGCTGCTGTTCATCTGGATGATCGTGCCGCTGGCGCTCACGATCTACTTCGCGACCCTGCACTACAACCTGCTCGATCCCGGCTCCGAATCCTTCGTCGGGCTGGAGAACTTCCGCTACTTCCTGACCGATCCGGCTTTCCTCGCCTCGTTGCAGAACACCCTGGTGCTGGTCGGCTCGGTGCTCGCGATCACGATCATCCTCGGCGTGCCACTGGCGCTGTTGCTCGACCAGCAGGTGGTCGGGCTCTCGATCGTCCGGCTGATGGTGATCGCGCCGTTCTTCGTGATGCCGACGGTGAGCGCGCTGGTCTGGAAGAACCTGTTGATGCATCCGGTGTCGGGCCTGTTCGCCTGGATCGCGCATCTGTTCGGGCTGCCGGCGATCGACTGGTTCAACGATGCGCCGCTGTTCTCGGTGATCCTGATCGTCTCCTGGCAGTGGCTGCCGTTCGCGACCCTGATCCTCTTGACCGCGCTGCAATCGCTCGACGAGGAGCAGAAGGAAGCGGCCGAGATGGACGGCGCGAGTGCGATCTCGACTTTCATCTACATCACGCTGCCGCATCTGGCGCGCCCGATCACGGTGGTGATCCTGATCGAGACCATCTTCCTGCTCACGGTGTTTGCCGAGATCTTCGTCACCACCGGCGGCGGCCCCGGCCTGCAGACCACCAACATCGCCTTCCTGATCTATTCGCAGGCGCTGATCCAGTACGACGTCGGCAGCGCCTCGGCAGGCGGCCTGGTCGCGGTGGTCCTCGCCAACATCGTGGCGTTCTTCCTCGTTCGCATCGTCGGCCGGAATCTGGAGGCGTAA
- a CDS encoding carbohydrate ABC transporter permease: MARMVTTRNKVISTAAAWLVGFLIFFPILWMVLASFKTELEAFAIPPSFLFFHWTTENYVTVQERSDYLHHALNSIIIAGGSTLIAMLIAIPAAWSMAFSPTKRTKDVLLWMLSTKMMPPVGVLVPIYLIYRTFGLLDTRSGLIFILCLGNLPIVIWMLFTYFKEIPKDILEAARMDGATIGRELIYVLTPMAVPGLASTLLLNLILAWNEAFWTLNLSTLEAAPLTVFIASYSSPEGLFWAKLSAASTLAIAPILVLGWFSQRQLVRGLTFGAVK, from the coding sequence ATGGCGCGGATGGTCACGACACGGAACAAGGTGATCTCGACGGCGGCGGCCTGGCTGGTCGGCTTCCTGATCTTCTTCCCGATCCTCTGGATGGTGCTGGCGAGCTTCAAGACCGAGCTTGAGGCCTTCGCCATCCCGCCGTCGTTCCTGTTCTTCCACTGGACGACGGAGAACTACGTCACGGTGCAGGAGCGCAGCGACTACCTGCACCACGCGCTCAACTCGATCATCATCGCCGGCGGCTCGACGCTGATCGCGATGCTGATCGCAATTCCGGCCGCATGGTCGATGGCGTTCTCGCCGACCAAGCGGACCAAGGATGTGCTGCTCTGGATGCTGTCCACCAAGATGATGCCGCCGGTCGGCGTGCTGGTGCCGATCTACCTGATCTACCGAACGTTCGGCCTGCTCGATACCCGAAGCGGCCTGATCTTCATCCTGTGCCTCGGCAATCTGCCGATCGTGATCTGGATGCTGTTCACCTATTTCAAGGAGATCCCGAAGGACATCCTCGAGGCGGCGCGGATGGACGGCGCCACGATCGGGCGCGAGCTGATCTATGTGCTGACCCCGATGGCCGTGCCGGGGCTCGCCTCGACCTTGCTGCTCAATCTGATCCTGGCGTGGAATGAGGCGTTCTGGACCCTCAATTTGTCGACCCTCGAGGCCGCGCCGCTCACCGTGTTCATCGCATCCTATTCCAGCCCGGAAGGATTGTTCTGGGCAAAATTGTCGGCGGCGTCGACGCTCGCGATCGCGCCCATTCTCGTGCTCGGCTGGTTCAGTCAGCGGCAGCTCGTCCGCGGCCTGACCTTCGGCGCGGTCAAGTAG
- a CDS encoding ABC transporter ATP-binding protein, whose protein sequence is MGQITLQGVQKSFGPVHIIKGADLEITDGSFVVFVGPSGCGKTTLLRLIAGLEDVTGGAILIDGRNVVDVPPAKRGLSMVFQSYALYPHMSVRGNIAFGLKMAGVAKDEINRKVEAAAATLNLTPYLERKPRELSGGQRQRVAIGRAIVREPKAFLFDEPLSNLDAALRVQMRLEVTRLQKQLGTTAIYVTHDQVEAMTMADKIVVLNGGKIEQYGSPLELYEKPNNLFVAGFIGSPKMNFVTGELAKQQGATTIGVRPEHLKVERDGQGGWQGTVAVAEHLGSDTFLYVDAGPLGMLTARYVGELDLHPGDKVSLIPDPARIHRFDDSGKSIHA, encoded by the coding sequence ATGGGTCAGATTACGCTGCAGGGTGTGCAAAAATCATTCGGGCCGGTCCACATCATCAAGGGCGCCGACCTCGAGATCACGGACGGCTCCTTCGTCGTCTTCGTCGGTCCGTCGGGTTGCGGCAAGACCACGCTGCTGCGGCTGATCGCCGGGCTCGAGGATGTAACCGGCGGCGCCATCCTGATCGACGGACGCAACGTGGTCGATGTGCCGCCGGCCAAGCGCGGGCTGTCGATGGTGTTCCAGTCCTACGCGCTCTATCCGCATATGAGCGTGCGCGGCAACATTGCGTTCGGCCTGAAAATGGCCGGGGTCGCCAAGGACGAGATCAACCGCAAGGTCGAGGCCGCCGCGGCCACCCTCAACCTGACGCCCTATCTCGAGCGCAAGCCGCGCGAGCTCTCCGGCGGCCAGCGCCAGCGCGTCGCGATCGGGCGCGCCATCGTGCGCGAGCCGAAGGCGTTCCTGTTCGACGAGCCGCTGTCGAATCTCGACGCCGCGCTGCGGGTGCAGATGCGGCTCGAGGTGACGCGATTGCAGAAGCAGCTCGGCACCACGGCGATCTACGTCACCCACGACCAGGTCGAGGCCATGACCATGGCCGACAAGATCGTGGTGCTGAACGGCGGCAAGATCGAGCAATATGGCTCGCCGCTCGAGCTCTATGAGAAGCCTAACAACCTGTTCGTTGCAGGCTTCATCGGCTCGCCGAAGATGAATTTCGTCACCGGCGAACTCGCCAAGCAGCAGGGCGCGACCACCATCGGGGTGCGGCCCGAGCATTTGAAGGTCGAGCGCGACGGGCAGGGCGGCTGGCAGGGGACGGTGGCGGTCGCCGAGCATCTCGGCAGCGACACCTTTCTCTACGTCGATGCCGGACCGCTCGGGATGCTGACCGCGCGCTATGTCGGCGAGCTCGACCTGCATCCCGGCGACAAGGTGTCGCTGATCCCGGATCCGGCGCGCATCCATCGTTTCGACGACAGCGGAAAGTCGATCCACGCGTAA
- a CDS encoding SDR family oxidoreductase: protein MYLEKFRLGGKTAIITGAGQGIGLACAEALAEAGAKVVIGDRDAKAANDAQAALKAKGFDADIALMDVTDSGRVSAVADELVRKYGKVDILVNNAGIARSETPAETVTDEHWLNVIDVNLNGTFWCCRAFGNHMLKAKSGTIVNVGSMSGFIVNKPQEQCFYNASKAAVHHLTKSLAAEWGARGVRVNAVAPTYIETPLNAFVKNSPRMYDAWIGGTPMARMGQVDEIASVVLFLASEAASLMTGSIVLVDGGYTCW, encoded by the coding sequence ATGTATCTCGAGAAATTCAGGCTCGGCGGCAAGACCGCCATCATCACCGGCGCCGGTCAGGGCATCGGGCTCGCCTGCGCCGAGGCACTGGCGGAGGCCGGCGCCAAGGTCGTCATCGGCGACCGCGACGCCAAGGCGGCCAATGACGCGCAGGCGGCGCTGAAGGCCAAGGGTTTCGACGCCGATATCGCGCTGATGGACGTGACGGATTCCGGGCGCGTCTCCGCGGTCGCCGACGAGCTGGTCCGCAAGTACGGCAAGGTCGATATCCTCGTCAACAATGCCGGCATCGCGCGCAGCGAGACCCCGGCCGAGACGGTGACCGACGAGCACTGGCTCAACGTCATCGATGTCAATCTGAACGGCACCTTCTGGTGCTGCCGCGCGTTCGGCAATCACATGCTGAAGGCGAAGTCCGGCACCATCGTCAATGTCGGCTCGATGTCCGGCTTCATCGTCAACAAGCCGCAGGAGCAGTGCTTCTACAATGCATCCAAGGCCGCGGTGCATCATCTGACCAAATCGCTCGCCGCCGAATGGGGCGCGCGCGGGGTTCGCGTCAACGCCGTGGCGCCGACCTATATCGAGACCCCGCTGAACGCCTTTGTGAAGAACAGCCCGCGAATGTACGACGCCTGGATCGGCGGAACCCCGATGGCGCGGATGGGGCAGGTCGACGAGATCGCCTCGGTGGTGTTGTTCCTGGCCTCCGAGGCGGCGAGCCTGATGACCGGAAGCATCGTTCTGGTCGATGGCGGCTACACTTGCTGGTAA
- a CDS encoding FGGY-family carbohydrate kinase: MRQAYIGVDVGSTSARAGVFDEAGELLGSARHPIRVWHEPGDIVEQSSDDIWAACVTSVRHAMREAAVAAEQVKGIGFDATCSLVVLDRAGRPLTVSPSGDSARNVVVWMDHRAMDETEFVNATGDRVLRYVGGAISPEMEIPKILWLKRHLPATFEAAGHFFDLADYLSFRASGSLARSTCTVTCKWTYVAGEGGWSESFLKRVGLEALAADRFARIGTEIVPPGSPLGRGLSEDAARDLGLVPGTAVGASLIDAHAGGVGAIGGRDGSGADVDVCQRLAYIMGTSACIMATTVDPCFVPGVWGPYFEGMVPGFWLNEGGQSAAGAAIDHLLKSHPAHAEVLLAAKHDGVDVIEYLEKRILARSGNAGAAALLARNVHVLPEFLGNRSPYADPGSRAVIAGLDLDTDVSALERLFIAGLCGLAYGLADVIEALQAHGVSGKTIVIGGGASRSPLVRQIMADTTGYTVALPQTQEPVLLGAAMLGAVASGAHNSINAAMAGMSALGRLSEPTRPELADFHRKKRGVHKMLRQLDRDSREAMKRAPGAAPG, encoded by the coding sequence ATGCGGCAAGCCTATATCGGGGTGGACGTCGGGAGCACCAGCGCCCGGGCGGGGGTATTCGACGAGGCCGGCGAGCTACTGGGTTCGGCCCGGCATCCGATCCGGGTCTGGCACGAGCCGGGCGATATCGTCGAGCAATCGTCCGATGACATCTGGGCGGCCTGCGTGACGTCCGTGCGTCACGCGATGCGGGAGGCCGCGGTCGCCGCCGAGCAGGTCAAGGGCATCGGTTTCGATGCGACCTGCTCGCTGGTCGTGCTCGACAGAGCAGGCCGGCCGCTCACCGTCAGCCCGTCCGGCGACTCCGCGCGCAACGTCGTGGTCTGGATGGACCACCGCGCGATGGATGAGACCGAATTCGTCAACGCGACCGGCGATCGCGTGCTGCGCTATGTCGGCGGCGCCATCTCGCCGGAGATGGAGATCCCGAAGATCCTCTGGCTGAAGCGGCATCTGCCCGCGACCTTCGAGGCCGCCGGGCATTTCTTCGATCTCGCCGACTATCTCTCGTTCCGCGCCTCCGGCTCGCTGGCGCGCTCGACCTGCACGGTCACTTGCAAATGGACCTATGTGGCGGGTGAGGGCGGCTGGAGCGAATCGTTCCTGAAGCGGGTCGGGCTCGAGGCGCTCGCAGCGGATCGCTTCGCCCGGATCGGCACCGAGATCGTGCCGCCGGGCTCGCCGCTCGGCCGGGGTTTGTCGGAAGATGCCGCGCGCGATCTCGGCCTGGTGCCGGGAACCGCGGTCGGCGCCTCGCTGATCGATGCCCATGCCGGCGGCGTCGGCGCGATCGGCGGCCGTGATGGCTCCGGCGCCGACGTCGATGTCTGCCAGCGATTGGCCTACATCATGGGGACGTCGGCTTGCATCATGGCGACGACCGTCGATCCTTGCTTCGTGCCCGGCGTCTGGGGCCCCTATTTCGAAGGCATGGTGCCGGGCTTCTGGCTGAACGAGGGCGGTCAATCCGCGGCGGGTGCCGCGATCGATCATCTGCTCAAATCGCATCCGGCGCATGCCGAGGTTTTACTTGCCGCGAAGCACGACGGCGTCGATGTCATCGAGTACCTCGAAAAGCGCATCCTGGCGCGCAGCGGCAATGCCGGCGCGGCCGCGCTCCTCGCGCGCAACGTTCACGTTCTGCCGGAATTTCTCGGCAACCGGTCGCCTTACGCCGATCCCGGCTCGCGCGCCGTGATCGCGGGGCTCGATCTCGACACCGATGTGTCGGCGCTGGAGCGGCTGTTCATCGCCGGCCTGTGCGGGCTGGCCTATGGCCTCGCCGACGTCATCGAGGCGCTGCAGGCCCACGGCGTCAGCGGCAAGACCATCGTGATCGGCGGCGGCGCCAGCCGCAGCCCCCTGGTGCGCCAGATCATGGCCGACACCACCGGTTACACGGTGGCGTTGCCGCAGACCCAGGAACCGGTTCTGCTCGGCGCCGCGATGCTGGGTGCGGTCGCCAGCGGTGCGCACAACTCGATCAATGCGGCGATGGCCGGCATGTCGGCGCTCGGGCGGTTGAGCGAGCCGACCAGGCCCGAGCTTGCCGATTTCCATCGCAAGAAGCGCGGCGTGCACAAGATGCTGCGTCAGCTTGATCGCGACAGCCGCGAGGCGATGAAGCGGGCGCCCGGTGCGGCGCCGGGTTGA
- a CDS encoding carbohydrate kinase, whose product MLLSCGDALIDFLPSRTADGREALTPAVGGSCLNIAIGAARLDVPTGFVGGISTDTFGRMIADHATDSGVDLSRATRSDRQATLAFARVTGTETQYAFYDADTASRNWTYRREAIALDGVTCLHTGSTTLVHDKGAAETLAFIEDARTNATISLDPNCRPNLVKDKDAYRARMLAFCGKADIVKMSDVDFAYLFGDQAYAARAEALLSGGASLVVITRGNDGACAWHREAGPIEVASPAVKVVDTIGAGDSFQAALLAALHRLDRIARQRLREISAAELTRALSFACKCAAFTCTRAGADPPRSRELPADTW is encoded by the coding sequence ATGCTGCTGAGTTGCGGAGATGCCTTGATCGATTTCCTGCCGTCGCGGACGGCGGATGGACGCGAGGCCCTGACGCCCGCCGTTGGCGGCTCCTGTCTCAACATCGCGATCGGCGCCGCCCGGCTCGATGTTCCCACCGGCTTTGTCGGTGGCATCTCTACCGACACGTTCGGCAGGATGATCGCCGATCATGCCACGGATTCCGGCGTCGATCTCAGCCGCGCGACGCGCAGCGATCGCCAGGCCACGCTCGCCTTTGCCCGCGTGACCGGCACCGAGACGCAATACGCGTTCTATGACGCCGACACCGCATCGCGGAACTGGACCTATCGGCGTGAGGCGATCGCGCTTGACGGCGTCACGTGCCTTCATACCGGCTCGACCACGCTGGTCCATGACAAGGGCGCAGCCGAGACGCTGGCCTTTATCGAAGATGCGCGGACGAACGCGACGATCTCACTCGATCCGAACTGCCGGCCGAACCTCGTCAAGGACAAGGACGCCTATCGCGCCCGCATGCTGGCATTCTGCGGCAAGGCCGACATTGTAAAAATGTCCGACGTCGACTTCGCCTATCTGTTCGGCGATCAGGCCTATGCTGCGCGGGCCGAGGCGCTGCTGTCCGGCGGGGCGTCGCTCGTCGTCATTACGCGCGGCAATGATGGCGCCTGTGCCTGGCATCGCGAGGCCGGACCGATCGAGGTCGCATCGCCGGCCGTAAAGGTCGTGGATACAATCGGCGCCGGCGACAGTTTTCAGGCCGCGCTGCTCGCCGCATTGCATCGGCTGGATCGGATCGCGCGACAACGTCTGCGCGAGATCAGCGCGGCCGAGCTCACGCGCGCGCTGTCCTTTGCCTGCAAATGCGCCGCCTTCACCTGCACGCGCGCCGGCGCTGATCCGCCGCGGAGCCGGGAGTTGCCCGCGGACACCTGGTAG
- a CDS encoding LysR substrate-binding domain-containing protein, with the protein MDLRRLRYFVAVAEERSVGKAAERLRMAQPPLSVQIRKLEAELGTPLFRRGTRGMDLTEAGLALLSRASEALALAEEGVEAARAIASGQRGRLSVGYMFVLASAVLPRLVPELRRSLPGVDLDFVELSASTRETLLLDRAVSVALCMPAIHHPEIQVAQIGTQPLMLAMRARSPLARLPAVPVSRLQGRPLIALPRPEEPTSSAVSAMLRRHQVVMPIVSRVETVHSALSLVLAGEGLAILPACAKLGAPPGIAFRRFVDIADTIEIAACWRRDSSSPLIPNFLKSAEKVVARL; encoded by the coding sequence ATGGATTTGCGTCGGCTTCGTTACTTCGTGGCCGTGGCTGAGGAGCGCAGCGTTGGCAAGGCTGCCGAGCGGCTGCGGATGGCCCAGCCGCCGCTGTCGGTGCAGATCCGCAAGCTCGAGGCCGAGCTCGGCACGCCGCTGTTCCGTCGCGGCACGCGCGGCATGGATTTGACCGAGGCCGGTCTCGCGCTGCTGTCGCGGGCGAGCGAGGCGCTGGCGCTGGCCGAGGAAGGCGTCGAGGCGGCGCGCGCGATCGCCTCCGGACAGCGCGGACGGCTCTCGGTCGGCTACATGTTCGTGCTGGCGAGCGCGGTGCTGCCGCGCCTGGTGCCAGAGCTGCGCCGCTCGCTGCCCGGCGTCGATCTCGATTTCGTGGAGCTTTCCGCATCGACCCGCGAGACGCTGCTGCTCGACCGCGCCGTCAGCGTGGCTCTGTGCATGCCAGCAATCCATCACCCGGAAATCCAGGTCGCCCAGATCGGCACGCAGCCGCTGATGCTGGCGATGCGGGCCCGCTCGCCGCTCGCCCGCCTCCCTGCGGTACCGGTCAGCAGATTGCAGGGACGTCCGCTCATCGCCCTGCCGCGGCCGGAGGAGCCCACCTCGTCGGCGGTATCGGCGATGCTGCGCCGGCATCAGGTCGTGATGCCGATCGTCAGCCGGGTGGAGACCGTGCACTCGGCGCTCAGCCTTGTGCTCGCCGGCGAAGGGCTCGCGATCCTGCCGGCCTGCGCCAAGCTCGGCGCGCCACCCGGCATCGCGTTCCGGCGCTTTGTCGACATCGCCGACACGATCGAGATCGCGGCTTGTTGGCGGCGCGATTCCTCCAGCCCGTTGATCCCAAATTTCCTCAAGAGCGCCGAGAAGGTCGTTGCGCGGCTGTGA